One Brevibacterium spongiae DNA segment encodes these proteins:
- the hpt gene encoding hypoxanthine phosphoribosyltransferase encodes MDINDLGNDIEKVLVSEEQIAARLVELAAAIDEDYKDKDILLVGVLKGAVMVMADLARALHSPVTMDWMAVSSYGSGTKSSGVVRILKDLDTDLTDRHVLIVEDIIDSGLTLSWLVQNLRTRGAATVEICTMLRKPEAVKVDIDVKYVGFDVPNEFVIGYGLDYAEKYRNVPFVATLAQHVYS; translated from the coding sequence GTGGACATCAACGATCTCGGCAATGACATCGAAAAAGTACTCGTCTCGGAAGAGCAGATAGCCGCACGACTCGTTGAACTGGCAGCCGCCATCGATGAAGACTACAAGGACAAGGACATCCTCCTCGTCGGCGTCCTCAAGGGAGCGGTCATGGTCATGGCCGACCTCGCCCGCGCGCTGCACTCACCGGTGACGATGGACTGGATGGCCGTGTCCTCCTACGGCTCCGGCACCAAATCCTCCGGCGTCGTGCGCATCCTCAAGGACCTCGACACCGACCTGACCGACCGTCACGTCCTCATCGTCGAAGACATCATCGACTCCGGACTGACCCTGTCCTGGCTGGTCCAGAACCTGCGCACCCGCGGAGCCGCGACCGTCGAGATCTGCACGATGCTGCGCAAGCCCGAAGCCGTGAAGGTCGACATCGACGTCAAGTACGTCGGCTTCGACGTGCCCAACGAATTCGTCATCGGCTACGGCCTCGACTATGCGGAGAAGTACCGCAACGTGCCGTTCGTCGCGACCCTGGCCCAGCACGTCTACAGCTGA